One Epinephelus fuscoguttatus linkage group LG10, E.fuscoguttatus.final_Chr_v1 genomic window carries:
- the LOC125896171 gene encoding general transcription factor II-I repeat domain-containing protein 2-like, with translation MAEARKTKTYHFHSEWEEDYFFVYSNSKSICLICNASVSIPKKGNLERHFKTVHKSSETDFPAKTALRTRKVQELKSQLAAQQSIFTRPNTKGKAATIASYRVSHVLAKHKKSFKHGEVVKEAFIEAADALFDEFKNKMEIVAAIKDVQLSRNTVTRQCEAMTEDVEGQLKKDIDACECFSLQFDESTDTVDVAQLCVFIRMVFDDISAKEELLIFLPLKGHTRGEDVFNAFMEFVNKRQLPLFKLISITTDGAPVMVGHTSGFIALCKKSESFPDILNYLCIIHQQALCEKILNMKEVMDVAMKIVCSVRARSLQRRLFRAHLEDTGAEHTDLLLHTDVRWLSRGKFLARFSELLPEIKDFLKLSKHAEYAQLEDCQWLLDLAFLTDLTGMLNDLNLELQGQDKHVINMISSVNTFKSKLQLLSSRLHRCDLRNFPYMQAELQRQGKDSAQLDSAHYKEQVQSILSEFEKRFTDFTSIEPVASEGIDVDYIASKVASLFQLDSSAVEIEILTLQNDIEIKSRATPGMKGDFWNLMLENKYPNLRSCALNLTALFGSTYLCEAAFSHMKIIKLKHRSTMTDDHVVASLRLATSSYCPDFEKLAASSQCQRSH, from the coding sequence atGGCAGAAGCCAGAAAAACGAAAACCTACCATTTTCACTCAGAATGGGAGGaggattatttttttgtttactcaAATTCAAAGTCCATCTGTCTCATCTGCAATGCCAGCGTGTCCATACCGAAGAAGGGCAATCTGGAGCGGCATTTCAAAACAGTGCACAAAAGCTCCGAGACGGATTTTCCTGCTAAAACTGCTCTACGCACTCGCAAAGTGCAGGAATTGAAGAGTCAGCTTGCAGCGCAGCAGTCTATTTTTACTAGGCCCAACACCAAGGGTAAGGCGGCAACAATAGCATCATATCGAGTCAGTCACGTTCTTGCTAAACACAAAAAGTCTTTCAAGCACGGCGAAGTTGTGAAAGAAGCGTTCATTGAGGCTGCAGATGCACTCTTTGATGAGTTTAAGAACAAAATGGAGATCGTTGCCGCTATTAAGGACGTGCAGTTATCCCGGAATACTGTTACACGGCAGTGTGAGGCAATGACAGAGGATGTTGAGGGGCAATTGAAGAAGGACATTGACGCATGTGAGTGCTTCTCCCTCCAGTTCGACGAGTCGACTGATACGGTGGATGTGGCACAGTTATGTGTTTTCATTAGAatggtttttgatgacataaGTGCCAAAGAAGAGCTACTCATATTTCTGCCATTGAAAGGACATACAAGAGGCGAAGATGTTTTCAACGCTTTCATGGAGTTTGTTAACAAGCGCCAACTGCCTCTCTTCAAGCTCATCTCCATCACAACTGATGGTGCTCCAGTGATGGTCGGCCACACTAGTGGGTTCATTGCACTGTGCAAAAAAAGTGAATCTTTCCCGGACATCCTTAATTATCTTTGTATAATTCACCAGCAAGCATTGTGTGAGAAGAttttaaacatgaaagaagTGATGGATGTTGCTATGAAGATAGTGTGCTCTGTTCGGGCCAGGAGTCTACAGAGAAGGTTATTCAGGGCTCACTTGGAGgacacaggtgcagaacatacagACCTGCTGCTTCACACAGATGTGAGATGGCTTAGCAGAGGTAAATTTTTGGCAAGGTTCAGTGAGTTGTTGCCTGAAATCAAAGATTTTCTGAAGCTTTCAAAACATGCAGAATATGCACAGCTAGAGGACTGCCAGTGGCTTTTGGACTTAGCGTTCCTGACAGATCTCACTGGAATGCTCAATGATTTGAATTTAGAGCTCCAGGGTCAGGATAAACATGTGATCAACATGATTAGTTCAGtgaacacatttaaaagcaaGCTACAACTGCTTTCAAGTAGGCTGCACCGCTGTGACCTGCGAAACTTTCCTTACATGCAAGCAGAACTTCAGCGTCAGGGCAAAGATTCTGCACAGCTTGACAGTGCACATTATAAGGAGCAAGTTCAGAGCATCTTGTCAGAATTTGAGAAGCGTTTTACTGACTTTACATCCATTGAGCCTGTTGCCAGCGAGGGTATCGATGTGGATTACATTGCTTCCAAAGTAGCATCACTGTTTCAACTGGATAGCTCTGCTGTTGAGATTGAGATTCTCACACTGCAAAATGACATTGAGATCAAATCCAGGGCGACACCTGGCATGAAAGGAGACTTCTGGAACCTAATGCTGGAAAACAAATATCCCAACCTCAGAAGTTGTGCCTTGAACTTAACAGCACTTTTTGGATCAACATATTTGTGCGAGGCTGCTTTCTCTCACATGAAAATCATCAAGTTGAAGCACAGATCTACAATGACAGATGACCACGTTGTGGCCTCCCTAAGGCTGGCAACCAGCTCCTACTGCCCTGACTTCGAGAAACTAGCTGCCTCCTCCCAGTGCCAGAGATCCCACTGA